The segment TGATTTGATGGCGGACACGGTGCGTACAATGACCTTGGCGCTCCGCCGCCACAGCGACAGGGCACGTATTGCCCATTATCTGATCACCCATGAGAAGACCAGACCCGGCGGTCAAAAACTACCCTTGGATGATAAGGGGCGTGTTGATATCATAGTGGACGCCCTGGTCCTTTGGAATAATTTGTGTACCATGCGTTGGTGGAAAGATGAGAAGGCAAAGACCTTGTGGTCGAATTCTATCCTTCCCTTGGCACCGGATGCTTTGAAAAAGATCGATGAAGAGGCAGATTTAAAACGCTCCCGAAATCAAGATAAAAAGCGCAGGGAAGCATTGAAGCCTACTGCCGAATATCTCTTTTCCAATCCGGCGCTTGCAGAAGAAATTGCGGCGCACTGGAAAAAACGATGGGGAGAAGACGACGAACTCTGGAAAAAGCTGTTGCGCTCCTTTGGCGATTGGATTTTAGGAAAACATAAAGGAGGCAACCACCCAGCCTTACACAAGATGGGCGGCTTGTCTGTTAAGCGTATTGCGACCCTTACCGAATTTCGAAGAAAGGTGCAAGTGGGCTTTTACACCCGTCTGCGCCCCGATGGAACCAAGAGAGAAACAAAAGAACAATTCGGACAAAAGTCGTTGAATGCTCTTGAGCAACTGCGGGAACAGCGGGTGAAGCAGCTGGCGAGCCGTATTGCTGAAGCCGCATTGGGCGTGGGACGCATACGCCGTGCAGGCTTGATCTTAGATCCCAAGCGGCCGCAGACACGGGTCGATGCAACCTGTCATGCCGTTGTGATCGAAGACCTTACCAACTACCGGCCCGAGCAAACGCGGACACGGCGAGAAAATCGAGGCGTTATGGCATGGGCATCTTCGAAAGTCAAAAAATACCTCGAGGAAGCCTGTATCCTCCATGGTCTGCATCTTCGTGAAATATATCCCGCGTATACGTCCCGTCAAGATTCACGTACCGGCGCGCCGGGCATGCGCTGTCAGGATGTGCCGCTGAAAGACTTTATAGGCTCTGCCTATTGGAAAAATGAACGTCTTGGCGCCGGGAAGAAAAAAGACAGCCCCCGTCAACAGTATCTGATGGATCTTTACAAAAAGTGGGAACTTAAACAGGATGCAGCAGCTGCAGATAAGGTCACCCTTCGGGTGCCCATGAATGGGGCGGAACTCTTTGTTGCCGCTGATCCCGCGTCCCCTGCCGCCACAGGGCTGCAAGCAGATTTGAACGCTGCCGCCAACATTGGCTTGCGCGCACTCTTGGATCCGGACTGGCCCGGCAGATGGTGGTATGTGCCGTGCAGCGCCAAAGACGACAAGCCTGATTCCAAAAAAGTAGGCGGCAGCGAGGTCTTCAAAGGGGATCTCGTATTGCCTAAACAGGGCGATGACGATCTTGACGCAACAAAAGGAACTGCTAAAAAACCTGCCGCGGCAAAAGACATTGTGAATCTGTGGCGCGATGCTTCTGCCTTGCCCGTGGCAGCGGAAGAAGCCGGCCTGTGGCGCAGTTACCAAGACTATTATAAGGACGTGGAAAAACGGGTTGTCCGTATTTTGCAAGAACAGATGGATGCAACGTGGAAAGCTTTTGTAGATGAGGAGGATATTCCTTACTAAATAGAAAGGGGGATATATGGGTGAGAGTTTTTGGCCCGCAAGAAATGTGGCGGAGTATATCTACTGCCCAAGACTGTTTTATTACATGCAAGTGGAGGGCATTCAACTCCCCAGCCAAGATACGGAGAAGGGCTTGGCCGTTCACCGCCGTGTTGATCAGCCAAGTACCGGCCCAGCGGCGGGCGCTGCGGAAGAAGAAGATCCGGGGCGGCCCGCCGTTTTACGCAGCCTCGTCCTGTCGAGCCGCCACTTACAATTGACGGCAACCTTGGATTTGACCGAAATCGATGGGAAATATGCCGTACCCATTGAGTACCGGAAGGGGCGTCCTAAACGCTTCTTTGCAAAGCCGCCGCAGACGGAGGAGGAGGAAGACGATTTCAACCGAGCCGCCCAGGCGCCGCAGCCCTGGCCCATTGATCGTGTCCAAGTGGGGCTTCAGGCGCTGCTCCTCGAAGAGGCAGGCTATACGGTGGTCAAAGCGGTGCTCTATTACAGCAGCGAAAAATTAAAGCTCACCATTCCGGTCGATGATGCCTTGAAAGCAGAAGCTTTAGAAGCCCTTCAACAGGCAAAAGACTGCGCGGCGGGGGAGCGGCCTCTGCCCCTTGTCAATGATCCCCGCTGTCCCCGCTGTTCCTTGCAGCCCCTGTGCCTGCCCGACGAAATCAATTACCAGCGAACGCCCAAGCCCGGCGATGAATTGACACCACGCAAAATATGGCCGCCCCGCGATGATGGAATTCATGTGGTGGCGCAGCAGGAAGGCGTGAAGATCGGCATACGGGGCATGGAACTGCGCGTGACCGACAGAACAGGAGCCGTAGTCCGTACCATTCCTCTTGCCAACATTGAAAGTCTGTCCTTGCTCGGTCCCGTGCAGCTGACCACGCAGGCCCTTCACGCATTGGCGAACATGAACATACCCATTGCCTATTTGTCGGCTGCAGGACGATTGCTCGCCATCATTGATCCCCTCGATTCGGTCAGTGCCGCCATACGCCGCGCCCAAGTACGCCAATTTGATTGTGCCGAAAAGTGCCTCGAATTGACGCGTGCCCTCATTACCGCCAAGATTGCCAACCAGCGAACCCTCTTGCTGCGCAATCACAAAGGCTTGCCTGAAAATGTTGCCGATGAACTCGCCAAAGAAGCGAAGAGCGCAGCAGCCGCAGCATCGATTGAATCCATACGGGGACATGAAGGTCAGGCAGCCGCCCTCTATTTTAAACACTTTTCAGGAATGTTTAAAGGAAAGGTCGCCGAAGAATTTGATAACAACGGCAGACAGCGGCGGCCGCCGCCCGACCCCATCAATGCCTGCTTGTCCTTCGCCTATACCATGTTGACCCATGAATGCACGGCGGCACTGCGCACCGCACGATTAGAACCCGCTATTGGAGGATTTCATGTATCAAAACCCGGAAGACCTGCCTTTGCACTGGATCTCATGGAACCCTTTCGACCCCTCATAGCCGATTCTATTGCCGTCACCTGCTTCAACAAAGGGGAACTTACCGAAGGTCATTTTATGAGGACAGTATCGGGATGCGCCTTCACCGACGCAGGACGAAGAAGCTTCTTCAATGCGTTGGGTCGGCGAATGGATACGGAGATTACCCATCCCCTCTTTGAATATCGCCTGAGTTATAGGCGCATGATTATTTTACACGCACGCATGATTGCCGCATGGCTCGCCGAAGAAATACCCTCATTAGCCTTTCTCACTACACGATAAATAAGGGGGCACCATATGCGCAGATGTTATCTCGTAGGATACGACATTAGAGATCCCAAAAGACTCAGAAGAGTACACCGAATACTCAGAGGCTATGGAGAAGCGTGGCAATATTCCATATTCTTTTGTGTCCTCAAAGATATTGACCGGGTACGACTGCAAACAGATCTCGAGGGAGAAATGAATTTGAAAGAAGATCAGACCCTATTCATTGACCTCGGACCAAACGAGAAAGAGGCACGCAAAAATGTCACAGTCATCGGACAGGCATTGCCCCAATACGAATCGGGTTTCGTTGTGATTTGACTTTACGAAATAGCTATGATATACTAATAGCGCTTCTAAAGGAGGCGAAAATTCTATAAGTACGTGTCTTCTTGTTCAATCAAAATGTGTACTATAGCGTCGATTAGTTTTGTTTCAAGCGTTTTAGAAGGGGCAAAAACCATCGCGAGTATCGCGGTGGTGAAGGGGATCCCCGGGGATGCTCGCAAGCACTGTCATCATTGAACAAAAAGGATATTCGAATCTAATGATCGGAGTCGGATC is part of the Candidatus Hydrogenedentota bacterium genome and harbors:
- the cas2 gene encoding CRISPR-associated endonuclease Cas2, with the protein product MRRCYLVGYDIRDPKRLRRVHRILRGYGEAWQYSIFFCVLKDIDRVRLQTDLEGEMNLKEDQTLFIDLGPNEKEARKNVTVIGQALPQYESGFVVI
- the cas1 gene encoding CRISPR-associated endonuclease Cas1, with the protein product MGESFWPARNVAEYIYCPRLFYYMQVEGIQLPSQDTEKGLAVHRRVDQPSTGPAAGAAEEEDPGRPAVLRSLVLSSRHLQLTATLDLTEIDGKYAVPIEYRKGRPKRFFAKPPQTEEEEDDFNRAAQAPQPWPIDRVQVGLQALLLEEAGYTVVKAVLYYSSEKLKLTIPVDDALKAEALEALQQAKDCAAGERPLPLVNDPRCPRCSLQPLCLPDEINYQRTPKPGDELTPRKIWPPRDDGIHVVAQQEGVKIGIRGMELRVTDRTGAVVRTIPLANIESLSLLGPVQLTTQALHALANMNIPIAYLSAAGRLLAIIDPLDSVSAAIRRAQVRQFDCAEKCLELTRALITAKIANQRTLLLRNHKGLPENVADELAKEAKSAAAAASIESIRGHEGQAAALYFKHFSGMFKGKVAEEFDNNGRQRRPPPDPINACLSFAYTMLTHECTAALRTARLEPAIGGFHVSKPGRPAFALDLMEPFRPLIADSIAVTCFNKGELTEGHFMRTVSGCAFTDAGRRSFFNALGRRMDTEITHPLFEYRLSYRRMIILHARMIAAWLAEEIPSLAFLTTR